The Mycobacteriales bacterium DNA segment CGACGGCGGGGCTGGTCGCGGCGCGGGACACGCTGCTGGCGTCGGGGCACAGCGCGTTGCCGGTGGTGGACGAGGCGGGCGCCTGCGTCGGCGTGCTCTCCCGCGCCGACCTGCTCGTGCAGGGCGACGAGCCGGCGACCGTGGGATCGGTGGTCGGCGGGCCGCCGGTCTGCGTGGGGCCGCGCGACCTGGTCGTCGAGGCGCTGGAACGCATGCTCGAGGAGGGCGTCGACCACCTGCCGGTGGTCGAGGACGGCCGCCTCGCCGGCATCTGCACGCGGACCGACGTGCTGCGGGCCCGGGCCGAGCAGCTCGACCTGGAACGGCCCGACCCGGTCAGGAGCCGGTGAACCGGGGGGTACGGCGTTCCGCCTGGGCGGCCAGCCCCTCGCGCAGGTCCGCGCTCGTCAGCGTGAGCGGCTGCGCCAGCCCCTCCCAGTCCAGCGCGGCGTCGAGGCTCTGGTGCGGCGCGTGCGCCAGCGCCGCCTTGGTGAGCCGCACCGCGATCGGCGCGCTCGCGGCGATCCCCTCCGCCGCCTCGAGCGCGGTCGCCAGCACGTCGTCCGACACGGCGCTCACGAGGCCGAGGCGCTCCGCCTCGTCGGCGCCGACGCGGCGGCCGGTCAGCAGCAGCTCGCGCGCGCGGGCCAGGCCGACCACCTCCGGCAGCAGGTACGTCGCCGCCATGCCCGGGTGCATCCCGAGCCGCGCGAACGGCGCCGAGAACACGGCGTCGCGCGCGGCGTAGCGGATGTCGCAGGCCAGGGCGAGGCAGAGGCCGGCACCGACGGCGGGGCCGTTGACGGCCGCGATCACCGGCACCGGCAGGTCCCGGACCGACAGCCACTGCCGGTAGAACGGCAGCATCCGCTCGCGCACCGCCATCACCGTGAGGTCCGGCGACTCGCCGATCCACGACAGGTCCCCGCCCGCGCAGAACGCGCTCCCTTCGCCGGTCACCACGACCGCCCGGGTGACGGTGTCGGCCCGCAGCGCGTCGACCGCGGCGACCCAGGCGGCGGTCAGCTCGGCGGTCATCGCGTTGCGGCGCTCGGGGACGTTCAGCGTGAGGACGGTGACGGCGTCGCGGCGGTCGACGCGGAGCGGCTCGGTCATGGGCGGAGCCTACGGAACGTAACCCTTGTGGGTGACGCGACGGGGTGTCCCGGAGGCCGACGAAACGGGGGACGGACCAGACGTACCCGACGGAGGCACCATGCGCCGCGTTCCCGCCCTCGCGCTGGCACTCGCCTGCGCCGGGCCGGCGGTGACCGCGCCGGCGCCGCTCGCCGCGGCCCGGCAGGTCGTCGTGGTGTCCCCGTCCGGGTCCGTCGCGGACGCCGCCGGCGTGGTGACGCGGGCCGGCGGCCGGGTCGTGGCGCGGCTGCCGCTCGCGGGGGCGGTCGTGGCGCGGGTGCGGGGGACGTTGCCGCCGCCGGTCGTCGTCGCGGAGGACCGGACGCTGCGCGTGGCCGGGCTCACCGCCGACGCCACGGGCGCGTCCACGGTGCGCTCGACACTCGGCCTGGCCGCGACCGGCACCGAGGGCGCGGGCGTGACCGTCGCGCTGGTCGACACCGGCGTCGCCGACGTCGCCGACCTGCCGCGGGTGGAGCACGCCGACGTCACCGGCACGGGCGGCGGCGACGCGTACGGGCACGGGACGTTCATGGCGGGGCTCATCGCCGGCAACGGTGCCTCCTCCGGCGGCCGGTACACCGGCATCGCGCCCGGCGCGCGGCTGCTCGACGTCAAGGTCGCCGACGGCACCGGCGCGACGACGCTGTCGACGGTGCTGCGCGGGCTCGAGGTCGTCGCCGCGCGCCCGGACGTGAAGGTGCTCAACCTCTCGCTCTCCTCCGGCAGCCCGCTGCCGTGGCAGCTCGACCCGCTCACCCGGGCGCTGGACGCACTGTGGCGGCGCGGGGTGACCGTCGTCGTGCCCAGCGGCAACGACGGCCCGGACGCGCGCACGATCGCCTCGCCGGGCGTCGACCCGACGCTGCTCACCGTCGCCGCCGTGGACGAGAACGGCACCGCCGACCGTTCCGACGACACCGTGCCGGGGTGGTCCTCGCGCGGCCCCGCGCCGCAGGACGTGGCCAAGCCGGACCTCGCCGCGCCGGGGGCGCACGTCGTCTCGCTGCGGGCGCCGGGCTCCGCCGTCGACGCCGCCAACCCGGACGCGCGCGTCGAGAACGCGTACTTCCGCGGCTCCGGCACGTCGATGGCGACCGCCGTCACCTCCGGCGCGGTCGCGGCGCTGCTGTCGGCCCGCGGCTGGCTCGCACCGGACGCCGTCAAGAACGCCGTCACCACGTCGACTTACGACGCGCCGGGGCTGGCGTCGTACGACGCCGCCGGGACCGGCGGGCTCGACCTCGCGGCGGCGTACGACGCGAAGGTGCGGCACGCGCGGCTCGTCCGCGCCGGGCGGGCCGGCGGCGACCAGGAGCTGGCGTTCGCCGAGCTGGCGCGGGCCTGGGCGGCCGGGGATTACGACGCGGCCGCGCGGGCCTGGGCGCTGCTCGACCCGCAGGCGCGGGCGTGGGCGGCGCGGGCATGGGCGGCGTTCGTGTGGCAGCGCGCGAACTCGTGGAGCACCAGCGAGTGGATGGGCCGGGCGTGGGCGGCGCGCGCCTGGGCCGCGGACGACGAGTGGCTGGGCCGGGCGTGGGCCGCCCGGGCCTGGGCCGACACCGACTGGGCCGGGCGCGCCTGGTCCGCCCGGGCCTGGGCCGCGCGGGCCTGGTCCGACGGCTCGTGGTCGGCGCGCGCCTGGTCCGACGACGACTGGGCGGGCCGCGCCTGGGCGGCCGACGGCTGGGCGGCGCGGGCGTGGACCGGGCGGGCCTGGACCGG contains these protein-coding regions:
- a CDS encoding enoyl-CoA hydratase/isomerase family protein; this translates as MTEPLRVDRRDAVTVLTLNVPERRNAMTAELTAAWVAAVDALRADTVTRAVVVTGEGSAFCAGGDLSWIGESPDLTVMAVRERMLPFYRQWLSVRDLPVPVIAAVNGPAVGAGLCLALACDIRYAARDAVFSAPFARLGMHPGMAATYLLPEVVGLARARELLLTGRRVGADEAERLGLVSAVSDDVLATALEAAEGIAASAPIAVRLTKAALAHAPHQSLDAALDWEGLAQPLTLTSADLREGLAAQAERRTPRFTGS
- a CDS encoding S8 family serine peptidase, which translates into the protein MRRVPALALALACAGPAVTAPAPLAAARQVVVVSPSGSVADAAGVVTRAGGRVVARLPLAGAVVARVRGTLPPPVVVAEDRTLRVAGLTADATGASTVRSTLGLAATGTEGAGVTVALVDTGVADVADLPRVEHADVTGTGGGDAYGHGTFMAGLIAGNGASSGGRYTGIAPGARLLDVKVADGTGATTLSTVLRGLEVVAARPDVKVLNLSLSSGSPLPWQLDPLTRALDALWRRGVTVVVPSGNDGPDARTIASPGVDPTLLTVAAVDENGTADRSDDTVPGWSSRGPAPQDVAKPDLAAPGAHVVSLRAPGSAVDAANPDARVENAYFRGSGTSMATAVTSGAVAALLSARGWLAPDAVKNAVTTSTYDAPGLASYDAAGTGGLDLAAAYDAKVRHARLVRAGRAGGDQELAFAELARAWAAGDYDAAARAWALLDPQARAWAARAWAAFVWQRANSWSTSEWMGRAWAARAWAADDEWLGRAWAARAWADTDWAGRAWSARAWAARAWSDGSWSARAWSDDDWAGRAWAADGWAARAWTGRAWTGDDWAGRSWSARGWAAASWGP